One stretch of Toxoplasma gondii ME49 chromosome XI, whole genome shotgun sequence DNA includes these proteins:
- a CDS encoding hypothetical protein (encoded by transcript TGME49_313660~Predicted trans-membrane domain (TMHMM2.0):129-152:199-222:284-307), giving the protein MSREWLATTGNTASFPTDSFQFQVPWCTKRLGTSADFTGFISIHEAAASRYQPGRGALHDRSRSFRTPSAETKTDGENSFSQTEGRTSDCPGDRCSSLECSKSGCSHSARSQSRSAGRTPFRRRYLSQRSIIHLALALSVCLLLPAIAATAFRRGKTAEDKREGRATLSEMSTHPPTNRVAAFAASSPRGEKAKKLVAKAPAAKLVAAATAVIAMAVVIAVINSRRASHRWNELFLGRTSTEVAAKGAPKVDSGPVQVVDGQAALTPDSEGEQSFAYIPVWKRQIANHAIAVIFATVYAFIFCTVITMSREDEPFEEENRDGNPRDFGPSGLVQDAPKDPPPPYASPTEGAASPEPLPPRPTSFPQPFPSLLSPERESDSPRSPPARPPFISMHSQDQDSLPSPSTGQPKTVRQLSRVAESVWQVLDLQRQLHSGNLWKAFFKLEGAMGSDVPAAASHVASEYSREALQETLLCRKAARLARLSTMLVAAKITSYEAKIDAAMDMLGAALKAKAHTEESPDVRPKVIMPTRKVLRKLERGFRAQQNNLRLASELARRAYGLVAKQEADAISNFITLEEEALLFRIHHLEARLEVLKAQVEAATGAAEALDGEKQAPYEVLSDSEVALLGATAEDLLKRAAIAGAFIEEPSLVPELAFLFTHDCPVPGSLLRSSFLNDVAHCIERLQHVVNKMTNRS; this is encoded by the coding sequence GGGGTGCGCTCCATGACAGGTCACGGAGCTTCAGAACAccgtctgcagagacgaaaactgACGGGGAAAACTCTTTTTCACAAACAGAAGGTAGAACTTCAGACTGTCCCGGAGATCGATGTTCGTCACTAGAATGTTCAAAATCGGGTTGTTCGCACTCTGCCAGGAGCCAGTCTCGCTCTGCAGGGCGAACCCCATTCAGAAGACGATACCTGAGTCAACGCTCAATAATTCACCTCGCTCTTGCGTTATCAGTGTGCTTGCTGCTACCGGCGATTGCTGCCACGGCGTTCCGTAGAGGAAAGACGGCGGAAGACAAACGCGAGGGACGCGCGACACTGAGTGAAATGTCTACACATCCGCCAACAAATCGGGTCGCAGCTTTTGCAGCCTCGTCTccgaggggagaaaaggctAAAAAACTGGTTGCCAAGGCGCCTGCTGCCAAGCTGGTGGCGGCTGCGACGGCAGTGATAGCTATGGCAGTGGTTATTGCGGTGATAAACTCGCGTCGTGCAAGCCACAGATGGAATGAACTGTTTCTGGGACGGACCTCAACAGAGGTGGCGGCAAAGGGAGCGCCAAAAGTGGATTCAGGGCCCGTTCAAGTCGTTGATGGTCAAGCGGCTTTGACCCCCGACAGCGAGGGCGAGCAAAGTTTCGCTTATATTCCAGTGTGGAAGCGGCAGATTGCCAACCACGCGATTGCTGTCATTTTCGCCACCGTTTACGCATTCATCTTCTGTACGGTAATCACAATGTCGAGGGAGGATGAGCCCTTTGAGGAAGAAAATCGGGATGGCAATCCCCGCGATTTCGGCCCCTCCGGCCTTGTGCAAGACGCGCCTAAAGATCCTCCGCCACCGTATGCTAGCCCAACGGAAGGTGCTGCCAGCCCAGAACCACTCCCTCCTCGTCCCACAAGCTTCCCACAACCGTTCCCTTCACTCCTTTCACCTGAGCGTGAGTCCGACTCTCCGCGTTCTCCCCCCGCCAGACCACCGTTCATTTCAATGCATTCGCAAGATCAGGACAGcttgccttcgccttccacAGGCCAACCGAAAACAGTTAGGCAGTTGTCACGTGTTGCGGAGTCCGTCTGGCAAGTGCTTGACCTGCAAAGGCAGCTCCACAGTGGAAACTTATGGAAGGCTTTTTTCAAGCTGGAGGGGGCTATGGGCTCGGACGTTCCTGCAGCTGCGAGTCACGTCGCCTCGGAGTACAGCCGCGAAGCTTTGCAGGAAACTCTTTTGTGCCGCAAAGCCGCAAGACTAGCTCGCTTGTCCACAATGCTGGTGGCTGCAAAAATCACTTCTTACGAGGCGAAAATTGATGCTGCAATGGATATGTTGGGTGCTGCGCTGAAGGCAAAAGCGCACACCGAAGAATCTCCAGACGTGCGCCCCAAAGTGATTATGCCCACCAGAAAGGTGCTCAGGAAACTGGAACGCGGTTTTCGTGCGCAGCAAAATAATCTACGCCTTGCAAGCGAACTTGCAAGACGAGCCTACGGTTTAGTCGCGAAACAGGAGGCGGACGCTATATCAAACTTTATCAcgttggaagaagaggctttgTTGTTCCGTATCCATCACCTCGAAGCCCGCCTTGAGGTCTTGAAGGCGCAGGTGGAGGCTGCCACAGGAGCGGCAGAAGCTCTCGATGGAGAAAAGCAAGCACCCTACGAGGTTTTGTCAGACTCCGAAGTCGCATTGCTCGGGGCCACAGCAGAAGATCTTTTGAAACGTGCAGCCATTGCAGGCGCGTTTATAGAGGAACCCTCCCTTGTTCCAGAGTTGGCATTCCTATTTACACACGACTGCCCCGTGCCTGGAAGCCTCCTTCGAAGCAGTTTTTTGAATGACGTTGCACATTGCATTGAAAGGCTCCAACATGTGGTGAATAAAATGACGAACCGATCTTGA
- a CDS encoding hypothetical protein (encoded by transcript TGME49_313665) — MHQRAVVCTMCGGKFFPASLSFHQKACAKKQSYALLPCSYCDTEIPKPDLDRHMKEACAKAPKQPKSAGKGEGDWHIEGDGGRIKGLSELLDDQGRMQCVVCHRWFLQDRIGKHQSICRAIEEKRKDQPIRVFDSFKQRQFDPLIRPALRAEGNERQARLRNNSFSASVRAARSYYSNFHKSGETAKSSDRAAGHLPATREGQSDSPASNHHTKKTSRAGCSYPFSGKSPTSPVGEISRKGGSPDKASIASSRCVSGAGGSLPYSRDAVPEKLAVEKEGRLRDTQYLASRSHPTSQASGAAGGHVPARSSKLGVMHASGNMEGTGTSSPESRRGGRRYPDVPPATRAGGWRQESRPSAAFLSSGRCTTSYSGRVSAGRILQSNESSIDNPMAYPNYPGGHYNSERSLHSLQNASPGGPRSPIALQQQPRLRNSRPGGAGTILPTNETSPDNPLARGNY, encoded by the coding sequence ATGCATCAGCGAGCAGTTGTGTGTACAATGTGCGGGGGGAAATTCTTCCCGGCGAGTCTTAGTTTCCACCAAAAGGCGTGCGCAAAGAAGCAAAGTTATGCGTTACTTCCCTGTTCCTACTGCGACACAGAAATTCCTAAACCGGACTTGGATCGACACATGAAGGAAGCGTGCGCAAAAGCTCCGAAGCAACCGAAGAGTGCTGGAAAGGGCGAGGGTGATTGGCACATTGAGGGTGATGGGGGTAGAATAAAAGGACTCAGTGAGCTTTTGGATGATCAAGGAAGGATGCAGTGCGTTGTCTGTCACCGCTGGTTTCTTCAAGATCGTATTGGAAAGCACCAGAGTATCTGCCGTGCGATAGAGGAGAAGCGCAAGGATCAGCCAATTCGCGTTTTTGATTCCTtcaagcagagacagttcGATCCCCTCATACGCCCGGCTCTGCGAGCCGAAGGTAATGAACGCCAAGCACGCTTACGTAACAATTCCTTTTCAGCCTCCGTCCGCGCTGCTAGATCTTACTATTCCAATTTCCACAAAAGTGGGGAGACCGCGAAATCCAGCGACCGTGCTGCTGGGCACCTTCCCGCTACGCGTGAGGGACAGAGTGATTCGCCTGCTAGCAATCATCACACAAAGAAAACGTCTCGAGCTGGGTGCAGTTATCCTTTCTCTGGTAAGTCGCCAACGAGCCCTGTTGGCGAGATATCACGTAAAGGTGGTAGCCCGGATAAAGCAAGTATCGCGTCTTCTCGGTGTGTGTCCGGCGCGGGAGGCTCTCTTCCATATTCACGCGATGCCGTTCCTGAAAAACTAGCTGTAGAAAAAGAGGGTCGTTTACGAGACACACAGTATCTGGCTTCAAGGTCCCATCCGACTAGCCAGGCATCAGGAGCAGCAGGTGGACATGTCCCAGCCAGGAGTTCGAAATTAGGTGTGATGCATGCCAGCGGAAACATGGAAGGAACAGGAACGAGTTCTCCGGAGAGCAGACGTGGAGGCCGCCGCTATCCCGATGTGCCGCCGGCGACGAGAGCAGGAGGGTGGCGCCAAGAAAGCAGGCCGTCggctgcgtttctgtcgtCCGGTCGGTGCACGACTTCGTACTCGGGACGGGTTAGTGCGGGCAGGATTCTGCAGTCGAACGAAAGTTCGATTGATAACCCCATGGCTTATCCAAACTATCCCGGTGGCCATTATAATTCGGAACGGAGCCTCCACAGTCTGCAGAACGCTTCTCCGGGAGGACCTCGGTCACCGATTGCACTGCAACAGCAGCCGCGTTTGAGAAACAGTCGTCCTGGTGGGGCAGGAACGATCCTTCCAACAAATGAAACATCGCCAGACAATCCTCTTGCTCGCGGAAACTATTAA